A single genomic interval of Asterias amurensis chromosome 1, ASM3211899v1 harbors:
- the LOC139938404 gene encoding nuclear nucleic acid-binding protein C1D-like, with translation MAAPTKTDMDDDEKIDFNPEKYPKEIANPLRTFQKSLIEVEKVLAPLKRASLPDLNCKLQALDRAKMELVSAYAINSMFWMYLCTHGINPREHPIKHELGRIQKYMNRVKEIADKELAAKLDKGAAKRFVNAALFDATEEKPKKGKRKLAGSSEAAGPSKKR, from the exons ATGGCAGCTCCCACGAAAACCGACATGGACGACGACGAAAAGATTGATTTTAACCCTGAAAAGTATCCTAAAGAAATTGCAAATCCTCTACGCACATTTCAAAAGTCGTTAATTGAAGTAGAGAAAGTTTTGGCTCCGTTGAAAAGGGCATCACTTCCTGATCTCAATTGTAAG CTGCAGGCTCTGGATCGCGCTAAAATGGAACTTGTTTCTGCGTATGCCATCAACTCCATGTTTTGGA TGTATCTCTGCACACATGGAATCAATCCAAGAGAGCATCCCATCAAGCATGAACTG GGGCGTATACAAAAGTACATGAACAGAGTGAAAGAGATTGCTGACAAAGAACTTG CTGCCAAACTGGACAAAGGAGCAGCTAAACGTTTTGTGAATGCGGCATTATTTGATGCAACCGAAG AAAAACCCAAGAAAGGTAAAAGGAAGCTGGCAGGGAGCTCAGAGGCAGCAGGGCCATCCAAGAAGAGGTGA